A portion of the Microbulbifer agarilyticus genome contains these proteins:
- the hexR gene encoding transcriptional regulator HexR, producing MRKSERKVAEYILANPGEIIHMRIVDLATEAQVSEPTVVRFCRAVGCSGFQEFKLNLAQQLASSPSFGQIAVTETDSIAEYKRKVFDSTVDTLLNVRDKIDGRALEAAISAIAAAKRVEFFGFGASGAVAADAQHKFFRLQMATAAHSDHHMQSMSAMSMQPGDVVVAISQSGRTSSLLRSMEMAKQQGATVIGLGPSGSPMTRQSSIPLEVDVEEDIELYTPLSSRIAHLVVIDVLAIGVAQRKGPQLQEHLLKLKQGLYNLREEKH from the coding sequence ATGCGCAAATCGGAGCGCAAGGTTGCGGAATATATCCTCGCCAATCCGGGCGAAATCATTCATATGCGTATTGTCGATCTCGCCACCGAAGCACAGGTGAGCGAACCGACCGTGGTGCGCTTCTGCCGCGCCGTGGGCTGCTCCGGCTTCCAGGAATTCAAGCTGAACCTCGCCCAGCAGCTGGCTTCCAGCCCGAGTTTTGGCCAGATCGCGGTCACCGAAACCGACTCCATCGCCGAGTACAAACGCAAGGTGTTCGACTCCACCGTCGATACCCTGCTGAACGTGCGCGATAAGATTGATGGCCGCGCCCTGGAAGCGGCAATTTCTGCCATCGCTGCCGCCAAACGCGTGGAATTTTTTGGTTTTGGCGCCTCTGGCGCCGTAGCCGCCGACGCCCAACACAAGTTCTTCCGCCTGCAGATGGCCACCGCGGCCCACTCCGATCACCATATGCAGAGCATGTCCGCCATGAGCATGCAGCCCGGCGATGTGGTGGTTGCCATCTCCCAGAGCGGCCGCACCTCCTCGCTGCTGCGCTCCATGGAAATGGCCAAGCAGCAGGGCGCCACGGTGATTGGCCTCGGCCCCAGCGGCTCACCCATGACCCGCCAATCCAGTATTCCCCTGGAAGTGGATGTGGAGGAGGACATCGAACTCTACACGCCGCTCTCTTCCCGTATCGCCCACCTGGTGGTGATCGACGTACTCGCCATCGGCGTTGCCCAGCGCAAGGGCCCGCAGCTGCAGGAACACCTGCTGAAGCTGAAGCAGGGCCTGTATAACTTGCGCGAAGAAAAGCACTAA
- the gstA gene encoding glutathione transferase GstA → MKLFYAPGACSLSPHIVACEAGIDLELCKVNLKTKEMDGGANFTEVNPKGQVPALQLEGGELLTEGPAIVQFLAEQKPEHNLAPKYGSLAHYRVLEWLNYLATEVHKTFLPLFWGGTDDEKALASKKLAKRFQYIEDSMVGDYLMGDDFCIADAYLFTVYNWCKFVDVDTSAWPKLAAFAARMSQRPGVQKALKAEGLI, encoded by the coding sequence ATGAAGTTGTTTTATGCACCCGGTGCCTGCTCATTATCCCCCCATATTGTTGCCTGTGAGGCGGGGATTGATCTGGAGCTGTGCAAGGTCAACCTGAAAACCAAAGAGATGGATGGCGGTGCTAATTTCACCGAGGTCAATCCCAAGGGGCAGGTTCCCGCGCTGCAGCTGGAGGGTGGCGAACTGCTGACCGAAGGCCCGGCGATCGTGCAGTTTCTCGCCGAGCAGAAGCCGGAGCATAACCTGGCGCCAAAATATGGCTCGCTGGCGCACTACCGGGTGCTGGAGTGGCTGAATTACCTGGCCACCGAAGTGCACAAGACCTTCCTGCCGTTGTTCTGGGGTGGTACCGATGATGAAAAGGCGCTGGCCAGTAAAAAACTTGCCAAGCGCTTTCAGTACATCGAGGACAGCATGGTGGGCGATTACCTGATGGGCGACGACTTCTGCATCGCCGACGCCTACCTGTTTACTGTGTATAACTGGTGCAAGTTTGTCGACGTCGACACCAGCGCCTGGCCGAAGCTCGCGGCCTTTGCCGCACGCATGTCCCAGCGCCCGGGTGTGCAGAAGGCGCTCAAGGCCGAAGGGCTGATTTAA
- a CDS encoding glutathione S-transferase family protein, producing the protein MGLLVKGEWKDRWYETDKSGGEFEREAAQLRNWVTADGSAGPSGESGFQAEKGRYHLYVSLACPWAHRTLIFRKLKALEDYITVSVVSPYMHEHGWTFNQEEGSSGDALFGSEFLYEVYTRNRGDYSGRVTVPVLWDKQRNCIVSNESSEIIRMFNTAFNDLTGDDQDFYPEDLRGDIEATNALVYENVNNGVYRAGFATSKNAYEAAYHRLFEVLEQLERRLADNRYLTGDRITEADWRLFTTLVRFDPVYHGHFKCNKQRLADYPNLWGYVRELYQWPGVAETVDFHHIKTHYYASHLNINPTGIVPVGPELDYAAPHGRG; encoded by the coding sequence ATGGGACTCTTGGTTAAAGGCGAGTGGAAAGATCGCTGGTATGAAACCGACAAAAGCGGTGGTGAGTTTGAGCGTGAAGCGGCGCAGCTGCGCAACTGGGTGACCGCCGACGGCAGTGCCGGCCCAAGTGGTGAGAGTGGTTTTCAGGCCGAGAAAGGCCGTTATCACCTTTATGTTTCCCTCGCTTGCCCCTGGGCGCACCGCACGCTGATATTCCGCAAGCTGAAGGCATTGGAAGATTACATCACCGTGTCCGTGGTCAGTCCCTACATGCACGAGCACGGCTGGACCTTCAACCAGGAGGAAGGCAGTAGCGGCGATGCGCTGTTTGGCAGCGAATTCCTGTACGAGGTGTACACCCGCAATCGTGGTGATTACTCCGGACGGGTGACGGTGCCGGTGCTGTGGGACAAGCAGCGCAATTGCATTGTCAGCAACGAGTCGTCGGAAATCATCCGCATGTTCAATACCGCGTTCAACGACCTGACCGGGGATGATCAGGATTTCTACCCCGAGGACTTGCGCGGCGATATAGAGGCCACCAACGCGCTGGTTTACGAAAACGTCAATAACGGCGTGTATCGTGCGGGCTTTGCCACCAGCAAGAACGCCTACGAAGCGGCGTACCATCGCCTGTTCGAGGTGCTCGAGCAATTGGAGCGCCGTCTGGCGGACAATCGCTACCTAACCGGGGATCGCATCACCGAGGCGGACTGGCGACTGTTTACTACACTGGTCCGGTTCGATCCGGTGTACCACGGCCACTTCAAGTGCAACAAGCAGCGCCTGGCGGATTATCCGAACCTGTGGGGCTATGTGCGCGAGCTGTACCAGTGGCCCGGGGTTGCGGAAACGGTGGATTTTCACCATATCAAAACCCACTATTACGCCAGTCACCTGAACATTAACCCCACCGGCATTGTGCCTGTGGGCCCGGAGCTGGATTACGCGGCGCCTCACGGCCGCGGTTGA
- a CDS encoding LysR family transcriptional regulator codes for MAKVTLEQWRMFQAVVEYGGFSQAAEAVHKSQSSINHAVHKLQESLGIALLEVRGRKAELTDAGRVLLNRAGGLLNEAEALESVAESLAAGTEAQLRLAVDVLFDYDALLTAVERFAEVYPHTRLEIRETVLSGGEELLLQQEVDFILSARAPQGFVGEPLTRVKFLPVAHPDHPLHHLGRPVNREDLKATRQIVMRDSALKNRQDAGWLGSDERITVTNVHTSIDLIERGLGFAWLPEPRIRDSLCADRLLPLRTEEPWERDVMVYLFFADRDRAGPAANMLLSALRESLPPLD; via the coding sequence ATGGCCAAGGTAACCTTGGAACAGTGGCGCATGTTTCAGGCAGTGGTGGAGTACGGTGGCTTTTCGCAGGCCGCGGAAGCCGTGCACAAAAGCCAGTCTTCCATTAACCATGCGGTGCACAAACTGCAGGAGAGCCTGGGCATCGCCCTGCTGGAGGTGCGCGGGCGCAAGGCGGAACTGACTGATGCCGGGCGCGTGCTGCTGAACCGCGCGGGCGGCCTGTTGAATGAAGCCGAGGCACTGGAGTCGGTGGCCGAGAGTCTCGCCGCCGGCACCGAAGCCCAGCTGCGGCTGGCGGTGGATGTGCTGTTTGATTACGACGCGCTGCTTACCGCGGTCGAGCGTTTCGCCGAAGTCTACCCACACACGCGCCTGGAAATCCGCGAGACGGTTTTGTCGGGTGGCGAAGAGCTGCTGCTGCAGCAGGAAGTGGACTTTATCCTTTCCGCGCGCGCGCCGCAGGGCTTTGTCGGTGAGCCCCTCACCCGGGTGAAATTCCTGCCGGTGGCGCACCCGGATCACCCCTTGCACCACCTGGGCCGCCCGGTAAACCGTGAGGACCTCAAGGCCACGCGGCAGATCGTAATGCGGGATTCCGCGCTGAAGAATCGCCAGGATGCGGGCTGGCTGGGCTCCGATGAGCGCATTACCGTCACCAACGTGCACACCTCTATTGACCTGATCGAGCGCGGCCTGGGGTTTGCTTGGCTGCCGGAGCCGCGCATTCGCGATTCGCTCTGTGCCGACCGCCTGTTGCCGCTGCGCACCGAGGAGCCCTGGGAAAGGGATGTGATGGTGTACCTGTTCTTTGCCGACCGCGACCGCGCCGGCCCCGCGGCCAACATGCTGCTGAGTGCCCTGCGCGAAAGCCTGCCGCCACTGGACTGA
- a CDS encoding Gfo/Idh/MocA family protein: MEQDNRPIRWGIIGCGNVTELKSGPAFNKVQGSELLAVMRRDRAKLADYAERHGVPKTYANADALIQDPEIDAIYVATPPGSHREYALKIAAADKHCCLEKPMALNFAECEEIAAAFAGRDAQLFVAYYRRSLPRFNQVKAWLDEGKIGDVRHINWSYARTPSAVDLSAEYNWRTDPAVSGGGHFVDLACHGLDLFIYLLGDIRDARGIAVNQQNLYDVEDAVSACWVFDNGATGSGFWNFGCAEYGDEVIIHGSRGSIRFSVFADAALVLESANGSEHVEIPHPENIQFFHIENMVKHLNGTGRHPVAGAEGGKASRVMDQILAGLVG; encoded by the coding sequence ATGGAACAGGATAATCGCCCAATCCGCTGGGGCATCATTGGCTGCGGCAATGTCACCGAACTGAAGAGTGGCCCCGCGTTTAACAAGGTACAGGGCTCTGAGTTGCTGGCGGTGATGCGTCGCGATCGAGCAAAGCTCGCCGACTACGCCGAACGCCACGGGGTGCCAAAGACCTACGCCAATGCCGACGCATTGATTCAGGACCCGGAAATAGACGCCATTTACGTGGCGACACCGCCGGGCAGCCACCGCGAGTACGCGCTAAAAATTGCCGCCGCCGACAAGCACTGCTGCCTGGAAAAACCCATGGCGCTGAATTTTGCCGAGTGCGAAGAAATCGCCGCGGCCTTTGCCGGCCGTGACGCACAATTGTTTGTGGCTTATTACCGCCGCTCCCTGCCGCGCTTTAATCAGGTTAAGGCGTGGCTGGATGAAGGAAAAATCGGCGATGTGCGCCATATCAACTGGAGCTATGCGCGCACGCCATCCGCCGTGGACCTGTCCGCAGAATACAACTGGCGCACCGATCCTGCCGTATCCGGTGGCGGCCACTTTGTCGACCTGGCCTGCCACGGCCTGGACCTGTTTATTTATTTGCTGGGCGACATTCGCGACGCCAGGGGCATCGCCGTCAACCAGCAAAACCTGTACGACGTCGAAGACGCCGTATCTGCCTGCTGGGTATTCGACAATGGCGCCACCGGTTCCGGCTTCTGGAACTTTGGCTGTGCCGAATACGGCGATGAAGTGATAATTCACGGCAGCCGCGGCAGCATCCGCTTTTCCGTGTTTGCCGATGCGGCCCTGGTGCTGGAGAGTGCCAATGGGTCGGAGCACGTGGAAATCCCCCATCCGGAGAATATCCAGTTCTTCCATATCGAAAACATGGTCAAACACCTCAATGGCACGGGGCGCCACCCGGTCGCCGGCGCCGAGGGCGGCAAGGCCTCGCGGGTGATGGACCAGATCCTCGCTGGGCTAGTGGGCTAG
- a CDS encoding DoxX family protein, with translation MQNGALCDFGKLIGRILISVMFIVAGYSKIGAYAGTQEYMAAAGVPGILLPLVILLELGGGLAILFGFFTRWVALAFAVFCALSAWLFHNVPGDQMQQIMFMKNITIAGGFLILACAGAGKFSFDHAMAKVKNR, from the coding sequence ATGCAAAACGGTGCACTGTGTGATTTCGGCAAACTGATCGGTCGCATTCTCATTTCGGTGATGTTTATCGTTGCCGGCTACAGCAAGATCGGCGCCTACGCGGGTACCCAGGAATATATGGCGGCCGCGGGTGTACCCGGCATTTTATTGCCGCTGGTTATTCTGCTTGAGCTGGGCGGTGGCCTGGCGATTCTCTTCGGTTTCTTCACCCGCTGGGTGGCACTGGCGTTTGCCGTCTTCTGTGCACTGAGTGCCTGGTTGTTTCACAACGTACCGGGCGACCAGATGCAGCAGATCATGTTTATGAAAAACATCACCATCGCTGGCGGCTTCCTGATCCTGGCATGCGCCGGCGCGGGTAAATTCAGCTTTGATCACGCCATGGCGAAAGTGAAAAACCGCTGA
- a CDS encoding multidrug effflux MFS transporter, whose translation MPPNFFDADGRPPRWLAPCLAALVALTPFAIDTYLPAIPAMAVALGVEVAQVQHSVSSYLLGFALGQLFGGPLSDRWGRILVGTIGLSVFIVSTTLILFTNSVEMLVALRFFQAAGGGFATVICGAIVRDLYHGREAARIMSLIATMMLIAPMVAPVIGSTLLTFGDWHAIFIFLLVYGLAMMVLVRGILPETVSRFRRARRQRQPRRSMFQGYAEIFRTPRALGFLFGQAFVSGCMFIYITTAPFVFMEHFGVSPQTFPILFGSCVLGLVILVQLNIRLLKVFEPRQILLAGIALQLVFCALLLGSTLYYGAQQPLLAWMIPLVLAMATIGLITPNSAACYLEFFPSISGTANALFGASLFIFGGVLGGTVSAVHTGTLVPIALGMLCCSAAALCLVLFVAKARRPIEISERK comes from the coding sequence ATGCCCCCGAATTTCTTCGACGCCGACGGCCGTCCACCGCGCTGGCTCGCTCCCTGTCTCGCCGCGCTGGTAGCGTTGACGCCGTTTGCCATCGATACGTACCTGCCCGCTATTCCCGCAATGGCCGTAGCACTGGGCGTGGAAGTGGCGCAGGTACAGCACTCGGTTTCCAGCTATCTGCTCGGTTTCGCTTTGGGCCAGCTGTTTGGTGGCCCGCTGTCGGATCGTTGGGGACGTATTCTGGTGGGAACCATTGGTCTCAGCGTGTTTATCGTCAGCACCACGCTGATTCTGTTTACCAACAGCGTAGAAATGCTGGTGGCGCTGCGCTTCTTCCAGGCCGCGGGCGGCGGTTTTGCCACGGTTATCTGCGGCGCCATCGTGCGCGACCTGTACCACGGCCGCGAGGCAGCGCGCATCATGTCGCTGATTGCCACCATGATGCTTATTGCGCCGATGGTGGCGCCGGTGATCGGTTCCACCCTGCTGACTTTCGGCGACTGGCACGCGATCTTTATCTTCCTGCTGGTCTACGGTCTGGCGATGATGGTGCTGGTGCGCGGCATTTTGCCGGAAACCGTGTCGCGCTTTCGCCGCGCGCGGCGCCAGCGCCAGCCCCGCCGCAGTATGTTTCAGGGCTACGCAGAGATTTTCCGCACCCCACGGGCACTGGGCTTTTTATTTGGGCAGGCGTTTGTCAGCGGTTGCATGTTCATCTACATCACCACCGCGCCGTTTGTGTTTATGGAGCATTTCGGGGTCAGCCCGCAGACCTTTCCGATTCTATTTGGCAGCTGTGTACTGGGCCTGGTGATTCTGGTGCAGCTGAACATTCGCTTGCTGAAGGTCTTCGAGCCGCGCCAGATCCTACTGGCGGGTATCGCGCTGCAACTGGTGTTTTGTGCGCTGTTGCTGGGCAGCACCCTCTACTATGGCGCGCAGCAGCCATTGCTGGCGTGGATGATTCCATTGGTGCTGGCGATGGCCACCATCGGCCTGATCACGCCTAACTCGGCGGCCTGTTATCTGGAATTCTTCCCCTCGATCAGCGGTACCGCCAATGCGCTATTCGGTGCATCGCTGTTTATTTTTGGCGGGGTACTTGGTGGGACGGTAAGCGCGGTGCACACCGGCACCCTGGTGCCGATTGCGCTGGGCATGTTGTGCTGCTCAGCCGCCGCGCTATGCCTGGTTTTGTTTGTGGCGAAAGCGCGACGACCGATCGAAATATCAGAAAGGAAATGA